The Pyrus communis chromosome 5, drPyrComm1.1, whole genome shotgun sequence region tatgggcacagatactcaaacgtgatgtaggtcttgatggtaaacgtcgttcggccgtcagaatgccgaaccctgaaacccacttgcgagtatccaatcataaagcCACTCGGCGccctgtacgccgagcaatgtgattcgtaacacctgactttGCCGAgagggctagcaaggtgacctctgccaataaaggttcgaaaacccttctcggccgagacttagatagataaccggtcgacctcgacgcagtgctgtttatccaaactgaaggtgcttctcggtcggctggttctgcggcagcagtgctgtttatccaaactgaaggtgctcgccgggcgcttccacagtgctgtttatccaaactgaaggtgtgtcggcagaaaaagaaaaggaaaaatctcaaggtgtttgagaggttttgcgcagggcaattgtatgatGATTTGAAGGGGCCTATTCCTTGAAACctcctctgatttggattgggagtccttgtcccatttcgattctggttcgaacaaacctactcccactgggattctgaatcttcctccttttgaggctttatttcttgctggtcgagaatcctggtcgcaccaggatttCCTCAATCCTTCCTACTTATCTGGATCTCTTGAGATAGGATTcggctgaccctgccagctggcccgggttttattattcggcccatagcatCTGTTATTACCTTAGGCCGAGCACATCTGACTGCTCGGCCTAACcaaaatattttgggcccaaacagatcCACAACTaaattaattggaatttggatgCATATCCAAATTGTAGAGATCTTAAGGATTTTCACTTCCTAACTGTTTATAGTACCCATGCGGCCATAAATcatttagaaattttttatttaaaattaaacacaaatagtaatTAACGAAAACTAACgccacgatatacgatgaatgatcATGATGTGAAGATTTTTAGGATCCTTTCTGGATGGGATCcatagaggatcctcatcccaaTAATAAGGAATAATATTTGAAAACCTAATTATAGTACGATGAACAGTTATAATGTGAGGATCTTAGAATTCCAACAAAAAGAATCCTCATCCCATTAATAGGGAATAAcatttgaaaaccctaaaaacataATTCTATGTACAACAGCAAAAATGCCGTAATTACCACTAATTGACTTCATCTCTCTCAATTTTGCTTCGCCCACCTCCCCTCAAACCCTCTGGAAATAAACCCCATTACTTGTCGCATATGATTTTTAAAACCCAAACAAACCCAAATCGGGGATGAATGGAGCAGCACTACCGTAATTTCGAGGTCCTGTCTACCCAAATAATGAAGATTGAAGGTGGTTTACTCTTGGAGTGGGGTAGGGATGGAGATTATGGAACGGGGAGGATGAAAGATCGGATCAGGAGGGGGCAAacgtaattttatttttgtgggtCACATTGTACTGCCACACAAGCACATTAACGGTAAATgtaaaggaaaaacaaatgCTTCATAGCTTGACAAATTGTAGGACTATATCTAATAAATTTTGAGAACTCAAAGCTATAATTGATTTAGGAGATGTAGTTAAACTCggatttgagaggattttaaaagactttaaaatcctagtgtagtcaattaaaagattttaaagtattttagaatccattcaaatctaggtgtagtcaattaaaaaattttaaagaattttaaaatctatctaaatctaagtgtattaaaaaaaattaagattttggaggGTTTCAATAAGTTATGGATTTTGTAGGATTTAAGGACAAGAAGTATAtataaccaaaattaaaatgaatCCAACCTCACCCCCTTGGATTTCAAATCCTCTTCCATCTGCCCATGTTGTTGTCCACCGCTGTGCTTGTTCTGATTCCCTTCCCAACGATCTAATCACTGGCATCGTGATCGGACAAATTCACCACCATCTCACACCTTTCTTGAACGTCCTGACGAACCCAAACCTTGAGTTCTCCTCCTGCGCCTCCATCCAAAAGCCCATATTTGAATATGTTGCTCAACCCATTCAATCTGCCGCAGCTATACCCTTTGCCTTAGAACCACTCTCTTGCTACTGTTTGTTCGCACCGTCGCGGCACCAATGCACCACACACCTCGCACCTCcagtttgatttgattttgtattgtcagtcttgaaagaagaagaaaaaatattttccacCACAATCCACCAAAATCTACAAACTAAATCCATTCtaattctttaaaatccatatgaattttgtaggagTCTTTAATCCTcctaaatcctatcaaatctatcacttttaaaattatttaaaatcttagtttgattaCATCCCcttaaagttcaaaaaataCAACTAAAATTTACTCTTATGAAAAATACAATTCACGTTACAGTCGCATCCAAAAACCCAAATTGCAAACCCGGTATAATTCAATTCATGtactctctcctctttctcttctctcttcatCCCAGCATCTCTCTCGTTGCAAGCACCTCTCATCAGTTGGACCACCTTTTTCACTTGGATCATGTGCAATGGCATGATTTAAAACTTAAGGCCTTGTTTGGTACTCtatttgaatccaactttttaaattcaaaaacaattttcaagttttaaaccttaaaaacttgtttggtaggactatttaaaaaaattgaactcaagactaactaaaaaatatagcatattttctaaaaacataaaaaataagtttttagagtttttaaacttaaactaacttatttattctctctctctctcactccaaatctcttCTATCTCTCttattctttctctctcctttttttttgttttacttttttcaTCTCTCCTCTAATCTGCCCTCTTCTTTTTTTCGGTTCTTTATCTCACTCCTCTTCCTTTTATCTTGTTCAATcctctatcttcttcttttttccttcaatcatctctaCTTTATTTCCTCCTCTCTTCAATTATCTCTACTTTCTTTAATCATCTCTTACCTTCTTTCCTCCTCTATGCTATTTCTCCCTCTTCTGTGACCTCTTATTTTTAGATCTCTTTGCTTAAtttaagtcgtaagatttaaaaattttaaatcgtaaatcaattaagtttttaaatttaaaaaaaaattaatttcaagaaatgtttttaagaaattcgaaaaatgataaaaaatttcaaataatataccaaacaaaccctaaattttttAGACCCCATTTGATATTCAACTCAATTCCAAAAAAATTTTTAACTCAAAATCACAGCCTACTTCCAGAAAACTGGCTTTTTGCTTTCTGAGCCCAATTCTTCTGCACCCAAAATTCTTTGTGGCATCTTGTGGCCTGCCTTATTTGACATCTGTCCACAAACCCGTCTAACTATGTCTactattgattaaaaataataagaattatTCTTaatactttaaaaatctcattctatacagtatttttttaattattaaaaatttaaagtgtaaatttatatttttaaaataccaATAATAAttcgtaaaataaaataaaaatgaacctCAGTCACCAAGCCACccaacccctcgtcgtaaacaAAATTGCAGGCCTCTAATCCAGTCCCAGTCTTCGAATTTCTATGAACATCGGAGCTTTGTTCTTAAATTTCTAAAAAAAGCAACGATGGGTCCAGATGCCGATGATGAGGGCGACACAATGAGAGAGATGATGGATCGCGAGTTCGAAAACAGAAATGTCATCATCTTCGAATTCGATTTCCCGCGGTGGAGCCTGGACACTAGTTTCAGGTCAAGAACCAAAGCCCCGAGATCTTTTGAGTCCTAGAGCGATGCCGCATTGAATCGTCGCCGAAGGAACTCAAAGCTCTTCCTCGTCCTCGTCCTCGTCCTCGTGGATCGTCGATGATGGGTCGTGGATGATCGCCGATGATGGGTTCTCTGTTTTTGAATTTCTCTATCGTTTGTCTGCACGACGAAGTTCACTGTTTTCAATTCCGGTATTTAAATggtgagagagaggaggagggggagagGGATGGTTGCGCGTGGTGGTGGTCTGGGTTTTCGCGTTTCATTTTTTAGCTGATAGTGTTTAAAGTATGGCTAGTGATGGACAAGTGTCAACCTCTTAGATCGGCCACAAATAGGTTGCAGAGGGTTATAGGTGTAgaagattttatttttggacATGTGTCAACCTCTTAAATAGGCCACAAAGAGATTGCAGAGGATTTTAGGTGCAGAAAATTTGATCTCTTGCCTTCTGTCctccctctttctttttcatattcTGTGTccttactctctctctcctcttcacTCTCTTCTGTGTCCTATCACTTATAATTCCAAATAAAATTGAGAACCCAAAAAAAACGAGCAGTCTTCGATGCGATTGTCGTTTAATTCcgatgatttttattttcttttatagcTTCATGTATCTAGTAACAGTATAACTACTCAGCCTTGCTCCAACGAAACCATCAGAGTGGTTCTCTGGTTTGAAACGAATTTCATACTTATATTTCACATGTTATGTTTCGAGTTTAATTTTTATCACTAGTGAATCACACGATAATGACTAGAAAGAGATTGAAATGTCTCTATAAATCTTTCTACTTCTAAAATAATGGACTGCCATGACTAAACCACTTACCgatcatttttttgaaaaaatatttaaaaaatcttTGCTTCTGATCTGAATCACACCcgaatttcaccaaaaaaaaatggttCATTAATAAGAACTAGAACAGAATACGAGGTTTTTCCTCTTATCAGAGACCAATAAATGGATCTGCCGAAAACAGCCCACTAGCTTGATCAAACTAAGCACAACAAATTTAGAGCTACCAACCCTCCCATAGAAAGACTACAAATTTTCCCCATAAACTCGTATTGAAGAAAAACTCCGACAGCAATGATGTTAGTGGATGCAATTGGTCTACGTATCCAGGTCAAAACTACCGTTTAGGATCGTTCAAATGTAAATCCCCACCTGACATCGCCACAACTACCGTAGATTAATTACTAAGCAGGTCACTGTAAAGACAGGACCTGgattttcaattattaattagttattGGAATTATATTACATATTTAATCGTAAGATATTATAACACGTCTTATCTGTTGCCAACTGCATTGAGATCTTTTGGGCTTCTTGACATTATCACCTCGACCGGATTCTCGAAGTTACAATCCAGAAACCAACTCTTTCAAAGATGTGAAGGGTGAGTCGTATCCGTTGACAACAGCATCTCTCCATACAGCCATTCCTGTTGGGAGAAAAATATCAGACAGAGCTCTTTATGTTCAACGAGTAAGCAACCTTTAgcatattttaaatttcattatttttctttgtaaataCATTTATTTAGGGCAGGGATGCTGTATAAATTGATAGTACTACACTGCAGGGACGAAGAAACAAACCTATCCACAAAAACAAACCCGTTGTCGCTGCTAAGAAAAATTCCTTGCTGATACTTTTGAACCTGAAATTACACACAAATAACCCAACGTTACTTAGTAGAGATCAAAATTCCCACCAAAATGAACATTAGAAAATCCAGTTGAAGATGAACCAAAAATCAGAAACCATTACCAATACAAGCACACGATATTCCCATATCCATAAAAGAAAGAAGCCCAAGTAGAGCCGGTGAACCTGCAGTCATTGTTGATCATTATTCTTACTAAAACTCACGTGTGTGTgtatcaattatcaaatcaaCAAATATTTAGTTCAACCATCAAAGATGTCTTGCAGCAGTTTAAGAGGGTCACGGAGATAGATAATTACCAcattgacaaaaaagaaaaagaaaaaaaagaaagataattaCCACATCAAATCACGAATAAAAAGTGCGCGTGGGATCATAAGTCCATTTCCAATCATTGCAAGCAACATCGAGGAAGCTGATAAACCTTTGATATTGTCAGGATTTAGGAAATTTGTCCACTGAACAGGAAGCATTAATGGTGGTcagattaatgaaaaaaaattaccaatAGAAATTCTAAAATAGTACCATTTGTGAAACTGGCATCCACATGAAGAGAAGTGTAGCTGTCCATCCAGATATTGCTCCAACAAATTTTATGCCACCTTCAGAGAGTTTTCCCGTTCGAGCCTGCAAATATTAGCAGCTCCATGTTTAAAAAGACGCAAAAAAGAATGGCTTTGCATTTCTATCTTAATTTTGCAAAGAAGAGaaagttttaaaggaaaaaaagtaGTTCTCTTTTCAGATGATAAATACAGAACAACTCATTTTAAAGACAAGAGGTTAACTTTAAAACAGTTTCCCATTAACCTTAATGGATTATGTGAAGATTCAAGTAATAGAATAAAAGTTTTTTGAGAGTAAATAAAACTTACCATAACAATTTCAaccaaacaattaaaaaaatcttaccataacaacagcCACCACAGCTACAACAAAAGCCAATGCACCAGGCAAGATACTGTTGGGTAGATATGGAACAAACGTAGACCACATAATCTATAATCATAATTGTAGACAAAAGATTAGTAAAATTGAGCAATTTTTCAACGCCCTGCTTACCAATATGGAAAAAGACATGACTtttaagagagagagggagagagagagatatcaCTTGAGGAAGAACCGATAGACCACCAACAGTAATAAAGTCCTCCCAGAAGCGCCAGAGTCCAGCATTAAGCCAACCAAAGTAATTcaagaaattcaaaacaagaCCAGTTGCGACAACAATCGAGGTAATGACAAAGTAAGGTAGAGGCATCGCATCTGCCATGGAAAGCTGTGCAAAAACCACATATAAGGAAATTACACCCAGTGTCTGAACCACAATGGCCTCATTCTCCCTCTTCTTTGCAAAATATGAAAGCAGGGAAAGGTTTCCAAGCAAACCAGTAAACATTCCCTGCATTTACAGCATTCCTCCCTTGCTTAGGCTACTATGGTTGATTATTTTCTAATATAACCAGAAAATATTCATGTTCTAAGCAGTAAGCAGCCTCCTCAATCCTCATTAATAAACTTATAAGGGGGTGGCAAATTGGCGATAGTGTGTTACCAACTTACCATCCATGGGACTGCCAAAAGGGCAGCTTTATTTCCTGCCAGAAGATTTTGGGCATTGAGGTAGATTTGAGGCATTTGCAGTAACAGAAATGGGATATTTGATGCGCCGGAGAATTTTGCTGTCCACGAATTCCATTGCTCGAAACTAGTTTTGCTGCTCGAGGATTTCACTGATCCCTTTTCCCGAGAATGGGGAAAACGAtttgttaatttcaattttgagcAATCAGAATGTATGTATGTTAATGTTTGAGTTTGACCCAAATCAAGGGGCTGACAGTCACACAGTATATGATATTGATCAATTAAGACCAAATAACCAATGATAATACTAATTATTGGAGttttaaatctatgaacatCATGTCATGTCAGAGAGAGAATCAAACAGTTATACATACAACGGGTAAATTGTTATCATAATATATGCATCGCATCGCTTAAGTTACAGATGAGGAGAtgaacagagagagagaagatagCACAAGTAGTAGTACCTGGTGAAGAGGGTGAGGGACATCGGAGTCAAGAGCGCTGAGAGTTGAGCGGCGCTGCAAAGGCAAACGCAAAGGGAGGGGATGGTAAGAGATGAACAAGAAGCATTGGCCTTGGCCCGCGGAAGAAGAGACGGAGAGAGTGTTCGGGTTGGTGTTGTGTTGGATCgtcgaggaggaggaggaggaagaggcgGGAAAGGATTTCAGAAGATGATGTTGTTGCAGTCGAGGATGAGGAGGACGACCAAGTGTATAGGAGGAGTACGGCACCACCATTAGACTCTCGGCCattgatatttgatttgatttgatttgattacacTTTCCAGCACTCACTCACAGGATCTTGGGGACtttgggaaatttggaaaaattggAAATGGAAGCTCATTAACTTGCAGCGTCGAGATTGGGCATTTGTGCGTATCTCCAGACGACACGTGGAAAGTTGTATTTACTTGCTTAACCTCATAAACTTATGAAACTCATGATAttgtccaatccaatccaatccaatccaatgtCCATGTGATATTTCCATGTGCGTGAAGAGCGAACAAGCGCAAAACGTAAGTTTTAAGCAGGCAAGTGGAGCTAGATCCCATAAACTTTTGCAGATCCAAAATTTCTGAATTAGTAATCACCTGAAGAATTTTATCTCAGATTTCAAGATTCTgaaatacttaaaatatattagAGGTAGCCGTGTAGGTATCCCGCATTAATTTTGTTAGGATTGACATTTCACTACTTCAACTTTGTCATTACGACATTTTAGCATCTAATTTCTGAACTAAACTTTTGTTTGTCACAAAATACCACTTACCATGAAGTCGTTCAAATTACCAAACCAAGTT contains the following coding sequences:
- the LOC137733811 gene encoding maltose excess protein 1-like, chloroplastic, yielding MAESLMVVPYSSYTLGRPPHPRLQQHHLLKSFPASSSSSSSTIQHNTNPNTLSVSSSAGQGQCFLFISYHPLPLRLPLQRRSTLSALDSDVPHPLHQGSVKSSSSKTSFEQWNSWTAKFSGASNIPFLLLQMPQIYLNAQNLLAGNKAALLAVPWMGMFTGLLGNLSLLSYFAKKRENEAIVVQTLGVISLYVVFAQLSMADAMPLPYFVITSIVVATGLVLNFLNYFGWLNAGLWRFWEDFITVGGLSVLPQIMWSTFVPYLPNSILPGALAFVVAVVAVVMARTGKLSEGGIKFVGAISGWTATLLFMWMPVSQMWTNFLNPDNIKGLSASSMLLAMIGNGLMIPRALFIRDLMWFTGSTWASFFYGYGNIVCLYWFKSISKEFFLAATTGLFLWIGMAVWRDAVVNGYDSPFTSLKELVSGL